From the genome of Thermoflexus hugenholtzii, one region includes:
- a CDS encoding DUF2442 domain-containing protein: MEGSIHKRTNGSGKEALFRQVAIDPEAPTLVWPNGADFDPKALYDWPKYVEGLKPRALRWAVSWTRAR, from the coding sequence ATGGAAGGGTCTATCCATAAACGCACGAACGGGAGCGGAAAAGAGGCGCTGTTCCGCCAGGTGGCGATCGACCCGGAGGCCCCTACCCTGGTCTGGCCGAATGGGGCGGACTTCGATCCCAAGGCGCTCTATGATTGGCCGAAGTATGTCGAGGGCCTGAAGCCACGGGCATTGCGGTGGGCCGTCTCGTGGACACGGGCGCGCTGA
- the rlmN gene encoding 23S rRNA (adenine(2503)-C(2))-methyltransferase RlmN, translated as MRFLLDLSLEELEETLAAWGEPSYRARQIWHWVYRRGATDFEAMTDLPKALRERLTEAFTLSALRPVAERVSRDGWTRKWLFALPDGVNVEAVLMEYTDRRTACVSTQAGCAMGCPFCATGQMGLLRNLTPGEIVEQVLWVARWLSAHGERLTHVVFMGMGEPFANYAHTAKALRLLIHPEGMGLGQRRITVSTVGIVPGIRRFAREGWQINLAISLHAATDELRDRLVPINRVYPLNALMAAVRDYIEQTRRRVTFEWVMIRGVNDTPEQAYALVERIRGMLAHVNLIPLNPTPDFPGEASPPERVEAFRRILEKAGIPCTVRVRRGIDVAAGCGQLRAEVVGRRPRIVRPMLQEAQA; from the coding sequence ATGCGGTTCTTGCTGGATCTTTCCCTGGAAGAGCTGGAGGAAACGCTGGCCGCGTGGGGCGAGCCCTCCTATCGGGCGCGCCAGATTTGGCACTGGGTTTACCGGCGCGGGGCGACGGACTTTGAGGCCATGACGGATCTGCCGAAGGCGCTGCGGGAGCGCCTGACGGAGGCTTTCACGCTCTCGGCCCTCCGGCCCGTCGCGGAGCGGGTCTCCCGGGATGGATGGACCCGCAAGTGGCTGTTCGCCTTGCCGGATGGGGTGAACGTGGAGGCGGTTTTGATGGAATACACCGATCGGCGCACGGCCTGTGTCTCCACCCAGGCTGGGTGCGCCATGGGCTGCCCCTTCTGCGCCACCGGCCAGATGGGCCTGCTGCGCAACCTCACCCCCGGGGAGATCGTGGAGCAGGTCCTCTGGGTCGCCCGCTGGCTGTCCGCCCATGGCGAGCGGCTGACCCATGTGGTGTTCATGGGGATGGGCGAGCCCTTCGCCAATTACGCGCACACCGCCAAAGCCCTGCGCTTGCTCATCCATCCGGAAGGCATGGGCCTGGGCCAGCGCCGCATCACCGTCTCCACCGTGGGGATCGTCCCGGGCATCCGGCGGTTCGCCCGGGAAGGCTGGCAGATCAACCTCGCGATCTCCCTGCACGCCGCCACGGACGAGCTGCGCGACCGGCTGGTCCCGATCAACCGGGTCTATCCTCTGAACGCCCTGATGGCGGCCGTGCGGGATTATATCGAGCAGACCCGGCGGCGGGTGACCTTCGAGTGGGTGATGATCCGAGGGGTCAACGACACGCCGGAGCAGGCATACGCCCTGGTCGAACGCATCCGGGGGATGCTGGCCCACGTGAACCTGATCCCTCTGAACCCCACCCCGGACTTCCCCGGGGAGGCCTCCCCGCCCGAACGGGTGGAAGCCTTCCGTCGTATCCTGGAGAAGGCGGGGATCCCCTGCACCGTCCGGGTGCGCCGGGGGATCGATGTGGCGGCCGGATGCGGTCAGCTCCGGGCTGAAGTCGTCGGCCGGCGTCCGCGGATCGTGCGTCCCATGCTTCAGGAGGCCCAGGCATGA